One stretch of Chitinophaga pendula DNA includes these proteins:
- a CDS encoding glycogen synthase, which translates to MEILHVSAECYPIAKVGGLGDVVGALPKYQYQEGAIAKVVMPAYKTRYFETHEFDIVHQAGMWMGHDWYHFNIWKEQENTLGFDLYLVDIPGLLDKEGVYGHFNDTERFLAFQIAVLDWVNEWQHQPDVIHCHDHQTGLIPFLLSYGYKYQRLQSVASVITIHNAQYQGQFGWDKLYLLPGFDLWKSGMLDWNGAINPLAAAIKCAWKVTTVSPSYMEELYTAANGLESLLSAERGKAVGILNGIDSKIWDPGTDPMIPVHYSLKNFEQGKLENKLRLCETFGFNPQLPLISFIGRLVGEKGADLLPEIIGRSLYEQRHRLNFLVLGSGDQQTEWALQQTRYYNKEHFNVQIGYNEALSHQIYAGSDFLLMPSRVEPCGLNQLYALRYGTIPMVRSVGGLKDTVIDFGDEDGTGIRFVHASVPDACHAVSRALELYQDPEQLQGIRRYAMGLDHSWDVSAAQYLALYRSMH; encoded by the coding sequence ATGGAGATATTACACGTCAGCGCCGAGTGCTATCCGATAGCCAAGGTAGGCGGATTAGGGGATGTAGTGGGTGCATTGCCCAAGTATCAATACCAGGAAGGTGCGATCGCCAAGGTAGTGATGCCGGCATATAAGACCCGGTATTTTGAGACACACGAGTTTGACATTGTGCATCAGGCGGGGATGTGGATGGGGCATGACTGGTATCACTTCAATATCTGGAAGGAGCAGGAGAATACGTTGGGTTTTGATCTTTACCTGGTGGATATCCCCGGATTGCTGGATAAGGAAGGCGTTTATGGTCACTTTAATGATACGGAGCGTTTTTTAGCGTTCCAGATAGCGGTATTGGATTGGGTAAATGAGTGGCAGCACCAGCCTGATGTGATACATTGTCATGATCACCAGACGGGTTTAATACCATTTCTGCTTAGTTATGGATATAAATATCAGCGATTACAATCTGTAGCTTCTGTCATCACTATACATAATGCGCAATACCAGGGACAGTTCGGCTGGGACAAGCTGTACCTGTTACCGGGATTTGATCTGTGGAAGTCGGGCATGCTGGACTGGAATGGTGCGATCAATCCGCTGGCGGCGGCGATCAAATGTGCCTGGAAGGTGACAACGGTATCGCCAAGTTATATGGAGGAGTTATATACTGCTGCTAATGGGCTGGAATCGTTGTTAAGTGCGGAGCGGGGGAAAGCGGTAGGCATTTTGAACGGTATTGATTCTAAGATATGGGACCCCGGTACCGATCCTATGATCCCGGTGCATTATTCACTAAAGAACTTCGAGCAAGGCAAGCTGGAGAATAAGCTACGCCTATGTGAAACGTTTGGTTTTAATCCGCAGTTACCCCTCATTTCATTTATAGGCCGACTGGTAGGGGAAAAAGGAGCCGATCTGCTACCTGAGATCATCGGGCGTTCGTTGTACGAGCAGCGTCATCGGTTGAACTTCCTGGTACTGGGAAGCGGCGATCAGCAGACGGAGTGGGCGTTACAACAGACCCGTTATTATAACAAGGAACATTTTAATGTACAGATCGGGTATAATGAGGCCTTATCTCACCAGATATACGCCGGCAGTGATTTTCTGCTGATGCCATCGCGGGTGGAGCCATGCGGGCTCAACCAGTTATATGCATTGCGTTATGGTACTATACCGATGGTTCGTAGTGTAGGAGGACTGAAAGATACGGTGATTGATTTTGGAGATGAAGACGGTACTGGTATCCGGTTCGTACATGCTTCGGTTCCGGATGCTTGTCATGCAGTGAGCAGGGCGCTGGAATTATATCAGGATCCGGAGCAACTGCAAGGTATCCGACGTTATGCGATGGGGCTGGATCATTCCTGGGATGTGTCTGCTGCCCAATACTTGGCCTTATACCGGTCGATGCATTAA
- a CDS encoding DUF72 domain-containing protein — protein sequence MDFGAVDPKTLSKLKLQLPSDPPDNKKVLKGKPLKKPRIYLGCAKWGRKEWIGKIYPKGIKEADFLEEYGRHYNSIELNATHYQIYGPDTIRKWAEKVPRKDFRFCPKIAQSISHYSSLINAGAKTTAFLEGVLAFGPQLGPIFLQLSDRFSPNRRDNLYKYLESLPKDLTFFTEVRHPAWFSDPVISKEYFSTLRQLKIGAVITDTAGRRDCAHMHLTTPSTFIRFVGNSLHPTDYKRIDDWVHRIHTWLQQGMKEIYFFMHMHDEAFSPELTVYFTDKMKSVCDIELQRPQFVK from the coding sequence ATGGACTTCGGAGCCGTCGACCCAAAAACATTGAGTAAACTGAAACTGCAATTACCTTCCGATCCACCTGATAATAAAAAGGTGCTGAAAGGTAAACCGCTCAAAAAACCGCGTATCTACCTGGGCTGCGCCAAATGGGGCCGCAAAGAATGGATTGGTAAAATATATCCTAAAGGGATCAAAGAAGCCGACTTCCTCGAAGAATATGGACGGCACTATAACAGCATAGAATTAAACGCTACCCACTACCAGATATATGGCCCCGACACCATCCGCAAATGGGCTGAAAAAGTACCGCGCAAAGACTTTCGCTTCTGCCCCAAAATCGCTCAGTCTATCAGTCACTACAGCTCCCTGATCAACGCCGGCGCCAAAACCACCGCCTTCCTCGAAGGTGTCCTCGCTTTCGGCCCCCAGCTAGGTCCTATCTTCCTCCAACTCAGCGACCGCTTCTCCCCTAACCGCCGCGATAACCTGTATAAATACCTGGAATCCCTCCCCAAAGACCTCACCTTCTTCACCGAAGTAAGACACCCCGCCTGGTTCAGCGACCCCGTCATATCCAAAGAATATTTCAGCACGCTGCGCCAGCTGAAAATAGGCGCCGTTATTACCGACACCGCCGGCCGCCGCGACTGCGCCCATATGCACCTGACCACACCGTCCACCTTTATCCGCTTCGTCGGCAACAGCCTACACCCTACCGACTACAAACGCATCGACGACTGGGTACATCGTATCCATACCTGGCTGCAACAAGGCATGAAAGAAATCTATTTCTTTATGCATATGCACGATGAAGCTTTCTCCCCTGAACTCACCGTATATTTCACCGATAAAATGAAAAGCGTTTGCGATATCGAATTGCAACGTCCGCAGTTCGTCAAATAA
- a CDS encoding alpha-L-rhamnosidase: MRPRLHLVHIPFILCLLYLSALRASGQQLQPVRLRCEQLTDPLGIDAEHPRLSWQLSDDRNGALQQAYSIVVGIDTVAVAGGHGDHWESGRVEGAAQLVTYAGKALAPFTRYYWRVAVWDKDGHPGTARMGHFETGMMGSHHWKGAWISDGNDIQLRPAPYFRNTFAARKAIKSARAYIAVGGLYELYINGQRIGDHRLDPMYTRYDRRVLYLTHDVTAALQAGDNAIGVLLGNGWYNHQSTAVWYFHRAPWRNRPVFCMDLRITYMDGSVETLSTNEHWKTSLSPVIFNSIYTGEHYDARKEQEGWSTAGFNDSSWRPSMVRAAPAQQIVSQAMTPIREIARIPSVRMQALNDTTYLFDLGRNIAGVSHLRVSGPAGTVVRLKHGERLRKDGHVDQSNIDAHYRPTDQSDPFQTDLFILRGKGEEEFMPRFNYKGFQYVEVSASHPLRLTRESLEGREWHSDVGVSGYISSSNPVINKIWAATNNSYLANLFGYPTDCPQREKNGWTGDAHIAVETGLYGFDAITVYEKWLADHRDEQQANGVLPAIIPTSGWGYQWANGPDWTSTIALIPWNVYLFYGDTTLLAACYDHIKRYVDHITDLSPAGLTAWGLGDWVPVKSVSPVELTSSSYYFADTRVLALAAELLGKSADAVKYQALSEKIRDAINRKYLDTATGRYGKGWQTELSVPLFWGIVPAALKAKTAALLASRVAADSFHLDVGILGARAVLNALSENGYADIAYQVAAQRTYPSWGWWIENGATTLYENWNIAAMQDISLNHIMFGDINAWLYKGIGGILPDSAAPGFRHVLLKPHFVKGLAHFEARHMGPYGEIRSTWKRQGQRIIYEVSVPAGSYATVYFPAGKVSLAGKGIATDKDHRYTIPAGRYQFEVREGGVI, from the coding sequence ATGAGACCACGTTTGCATCTAGTTCATATTCCTTTTATTTTATGCTTGTTGTATCTCTCGGCTTTGCGCGCCTCCGGTCAGCAGCTGCAGCCTGTGCGGTTGCGATGTGAGCAGCTGACGGATCCGCTGGGGATCGACGCTGAACATCCCCGTTTGTCGTGGCAGCTGTCGGATGACAGGAATGGCGCTCTGCAGCAGGCTTATTCGATTGTGGTGGGTATTGATACGGTGGCGGTGGCCGGCGGTCATGGCGACCATTGGGAGAGCGGCCGGGTGGAAGGGGCTGCACAGCTGGTGACTTATGCCGGTAAGGCATTGGCACCTTTTACCCGGTATTACTGGCGGGTAGCTGTATGGGATAAGGACGGTCATCCTGGTACCGCCAGGATGGGGCATTTCGAAACTGGTATGATGGGTAGCCATCATTGGAAGGGGGCCTGGATCAGTGATGGGAATGATATCCAGCTGCGCCCGGCGCCTTATTTCCGGAACACTTTTGCTGCGCGGAAGGCGATAAAATCGGCACGGGCTTACATCGCTGTAGGCGGACTCTATGAGCTGTATATTAACGGGCAGCGTATCGGCGATCACCGCCTGGACCCTATGTATACCCGGTATGACCGGCGGGTGCTATACCTGACACATGATGTGACCGCGGCGCTGCAAGCCGGCGATAATGCGATAGGCGTGTTATTGGGTAATGGCTGGTACAATCACCAGTCGACGGCAGTATGGTATTTTCACCGGGCACCCTGGCGTAATCGCCCCGTCTTTTGTATGGACCTGCGCATCACCTATATGGACGGCAGTGTGGAGACCCTCTCTACAAACGAGCATTGGAAGACGTCATTGAGTCCTGTCATATTTAACAGTATTTATACCGGCGAGCATTATGATGCCCGCAAGGAGCAGGAGGGTTGGAGTACTGCTGGCTTCAATGACAGCAGCTGGCGGCCGTCTATGGTGAGGGCGGCGCCAGCCCAGCAGATCGTATCGCAGGCGATGACACCTATACGGGAAATAGCACGGATACCCAGTGTGAGGATGCAGGCGCTGAATGATACCACTTATCTGTTTGACCTGGGCCGGAATATTGCCGGTGTGAGCCACCTGCGGGTGTCGGGGCCTGCTGGTACGGTGGTCCGGCTGAAACACGGAGAGCGGTTGCGTAAAGACGGGCATGTAGATCAGTCGAATATTGATGCACATTACCGGCCTACGGATCAGTCAGATCCTTTTCAAACCGACCTGTTCATCTTACGAGGTAAGGGAGAGGAGGAATTTATGCCCCGTTTTAACTATAAAGGTTTTCAGTATGTGGAGGTGAGTGCCTCGCATCCTTTGCGGTTGACCCGGGAAAGTCTGGAGGGCAGGGAATGGCACAGCGATGTGGGGGTTAGTGGCTATATCTCCAGTTCGAATCCTGTCATCAATAAGATATGGGCAGCTACTAACAACAGCTATCTGGCTAACTTGTTCGGCTATCCGACGGATTGTCCGCAGCGGGAGAAGAACGGCTGGACGGGAGATGCACATATAGCGGTGGAGACGGGCTTGTATGGCTTTGATGCTATTACGGTGTATGAGAAATGGCTGGCGGACCATCGAGATGAGCAGCAGGCGAATGGAGTATTGCCCGCTATTATCCCCACCAGTGGCTGGGGGTATCAGTGGGCTAATGGACCTGACTGGACCAGTACGATCGCTTTGATCCCCTGGAATGTGTACCTGTTTTACGGAGATACCACCTTGCTGGCAGCCTGTTATGATCATATCAAACGGTATGTGGATCATATTACGGACCTCAGTCCTGCCGGGTTGACTGCTTGGGGATTAGGGGACTGGGTACCGGTAAAATCGGTGTCTCCGGTGGAGCTGACTTCTTCCTCCTATTATTTTGCAGACACCAGGGTGTTGGCCCTGGCGGCAGAATTACTGGGTAAGAGTGCGGATGCGGTGAAATACCAGGCGCTCAGTGAGAAAATCAGGGATGCTATTAACCGGAAGTATTTAGATACGGCTACAGGGAGATATGGTAAGGGATGGCAGACGGAGTTAAGTGTGCCCTTGTTTTGGGGGATCGTGCCTGCGGCCCTGAAGGCGAAAACGGCTGCTTTGCTGGCCAGCCGGGTGGCAGCTGACAGTTTTCACCTGGATGTGGGGATACTCGGAGCGAGGGCGGTACTGAATGCGCTAAGTGAGAATGGTTATGCGGATATCGCCTATCAGGTAGCTGCACAACGTACTTATCCCTCGTGGGGATGGTGGATAGAGAATGGTGCTACCACGTTGTATGAGAACTGGAATATTGCTGCTATGCAGGATATATCGCTGAACCATATTATGTTCGGAGATATCAATGCCTGGTTGTACAAGGGTATTGGCGGGATACTACCCGATAGTGCGGCGCCAGGTTTCCGGCATGTGTTGCTGAAACCTCATTTTGTGAAGGGGCTTGCACACTTTGAAGCCAGGCATATGGGGCCTTATGGAGAGATCCGATCTACTTGGAAGCGGCAGGGGCAACGTATAATATATGAAGTGAGTGTGCCGGCGGGTAGCTATGCAACTGTGTATTTCCCGGCGGGCAAGGTATCTCTGGCGGGCAAGGGGATTGCAACGGATAAGGATCACCGTTATACTATACCGGCCGGGCGTTACCAGTTCGAAGTGCGTGAAGGAGGTGTTATTTGA
- a CDS encoding FAD-binding and (Fe-S)-binding domain-containing protein produces MIREKLSQLARNLTGTLYTDDTMRTLYATDASAYREMPLAVAIPQTEEDIRLLIRFADENNTSLIPRTAGTSLAGQVVGNGIVVDVSKAFTKILEINTDEHWVRVQPGVIRDELNMFLKPYGYYFGPETSTANRAMIGGMVGNNSCGSNSVVYGSTREHLLEVKGFLSDGAAVTFNSIDTEEFHRRCEKNDDSLETQLYRHIRSTLSLHTNQEEIRREFPKPTINRRNTGYAVDLLLETAPFTAGGDNFNFCKLIAGSEGTLAFITEIKLNVSPLPPKETGLLCIHFNSIDESLRANVIAMQYLPSASELIDHYILECTKDNIEQRKNRFFVQGDPGAILVIEFCRDNRDAISEIAGRLEQELRNAGLGYHFPLLFGEDTKKIWALRKAGLGLLSNLPGDEKAVPVIEDTAVTVEDLPAYIRDFNDILKKYGLYSVHYAHAGSGEIHLRPIINLKTNEGNALFRSIAEEIATLVKKYQGSLSGEHGDGRLRGEFIRQMVGDKNYELLRQLKYTWDPKGIFNPNKIVDTPSMNSMLRYEPGKQAPKINTIFHFPEQTILQHAEQCNGSGDCRKTQLSGGTMCPSYMATRSEKDTTRARANILREFLTNSHKENRFDHQEIYDVLDLCLACKGCKSECPSNVDMAKLKMEFLQHYHDANGVPFRAHLISNFSKMSGLASITPGLYNWLVDTPATANLIKKISGFALNRSMPHLYKTTLRQWFQKQWPKERGPVSKDSKPVYLFCDEFTNYNDTEIGIKAVRLLHRLGFEVKMVAHPESARAYMSKGLLRKARNYAEENVRIFSQLVSEEVPLLGVEPSAILSFRDEYPDLVREDLRTSAQQLARNVYLIDEYLSIAAEKGYIQQDQFSSATRHIKLHGHCQQKALSSALHSKKILSLPKNYTVEVIASGCCGMAGSFGYEKEHYDISMQIGELVLFPAVRAAADDTIIAAPGTSCRHQVKDGTGRHALHPVEILLDALSEQ; encoded by the coding sequence ATGATACGCGAAAAGTTAAGTCAGCTGGCCAGGAATTTAACAGGCACTCTCTATACAGATGATACCATGCGTACCCTGTACGCCACCGATGCATCTGCCTATCGTGAAATGCCCCTGGCAGTGGCCATCCCGCAAACGGAAGAAGATATCAGATTGCTGATCCGTTTTGCAGACGAAAACAATACCTCGCTGATCCCACGTACCGCAGGTACCTCCCTTGCCGGACAGGTAGTAGGAAATGGTATCGTAGTAGACGTATCCAAAGCCTTTACCAAAATACTGGAGATCAATACCGACGAACATTGGGTACGCGTACAACCAGGCGTAATACGCGACGAACTCAATATGTTCCTCAAACCATATGGTTACTACTTCGGTCCTGAAACCTCCACTGCCAACCGCGCCATGATCGGTGGCATGGTAGGCAATAACTCCTGCGGCTCCAACTCCGTAGTATATGGCAGCACCCGCGAACACCTGCTCGAAGTAAAAGGATTCCTGAGCGACGGCGCGGCCGTTACCTTCAACAGTATCGATACCGAAGAGTTCCACCGTCGCTGCGAAAAAAACGACGACAGCTTGGAGACACAGTTATACCGGCATATACGCAGTACCCTCAGCCTGCATACCAACCAGGAGGAGATACGCCGCGAATTTCCCAAACCCACCATCAACCGCCGCAATACCGGGTACGCCGTCGATCTGCTGCTGGAAACAGCGCCCTTTACAGCAGGTGGCGACAACTTCAACTTCTGTAAACTGATCGCCGGCTCAGAAGGCACCCTGGCCTTCATCACAGAGATCAAGCTCAACGTATCTCCCTTACCACCCAAAGAAACAGGCCTGCTCTGCATACACTTTAACAGTATCGACGAATCCCTCCGTGCCAACGTGATCGCCATGCAGTACCTGCCTAGTGCAAGTGAGCTGATAGATCATTATATATTGGAGTGTACAAAAGATAATATCGAACAGCGTAAAAACCGCTTCTTCGTTCAGGGAGATCCGGGCGCTATCCTAGTCATAGAATTCTGCCGCGATAACCGCGATGCTATCTCCGAAATCGCCGGCCGCCTCGAACAAGAGCTCCGCAATGCCGGCCTGGGATACCATTTTCCCCTACTATTCGGTGAAGACACCAAAAAGATATGGGCACTGCGCAAAGCCGGCCTCGGCCTCCTCAGCAACCTCCCCGGCGACGAAAAAGCCGTACCCGTTATCGAAGACACCGCCGTAACAGTAGAAGACCTCCCGGCATATATCCGGGATTTCAACGATATACTCAAGAAATATGGATTATATTCCGTACACTACGCCCATGCCGGCAGCGGAGAGATCCATCTCCGTCCTATTATCAACCTGAAAACCAACGAAGGCAATGCACTCTTCCGCTCCATCGCAGAAGAAATAGCGACCCTCGTTAAAAAATACCAGGGCTCTCTCAGCGGTGAACATGGCGATGGCCGCCTTCGCGGAGAATTCATCCGCCAGATGGTAGGCGACAAAAACTACGAACTACTCCGGCAACTTAAATACACCTGGGACCCGAAAGGTATCTTCAATCCCAACAAGATCGTAGACACCCCGTCCATGAACAGCATGTTGCGTTATGAACCGGGTAAACAAGCACCGAAGATCAACACCATCTTCCACTTCCCGGAACAAACCATCTTACAGCATGCCGAACAATGTAATGGCTCCGGCGATTGCCGTAAAACACAGCTGAGCGGCGGTACCATGTGTCCCAGCTATATGGCCACCCGCAGTGAAAAAGATACCACACGCGCCAGGGCCAATATCCTCCGCGAATTCCTGACCAACAGCCATAAAGAGAATCGCTTCGATCATCAGGAGATCTATGACGTGCTGGATCTCTGCCTGGCCTGTAAAGGCTGTAAGTCCGAATGCCCCTCCAATGTCGATATGGCCAAGCTCAAAATGGAATTCCTGCAGCACTACCACGACGCGAACGGTGTACCTTTCCGTGCACACCTCATCAGCAACTTCTCCAAAATGTCCGGGCTCGCATCTATCACACCCGGCTTATACAATTGGCTCGTAGATACGCCCGCCACCGCCAACCTGATCAAAAAGATCTCCGGCTTCGCACTAAATCGCTCCATGCCACATCTGTACAAAACAACACTACGGCAATGGTTCCAGAAGCAATGGCCTAAAGAACGCGGCCCGGTATCAAAGGATAGTAAACCCGTATACCTCTTCTGCGATGAGTTCACCAACTATAACGATACCGAGATAGGCATCAAAGCAGTACGACTGCTGCATCGACTGGGATTCGAAGTTAAAATGGTAGCACATCCGGAGAGCGCCCGCGCCTATATGTCTAAAGGATTGCTGCGTAAAGCCCGCAACTATGCAGAAGAAAACGTACGCATCTTCAGTCAGCTGGTCAGCGAAGAAGTACCCCTCCTGGGCGTAGAACCCTCCGCCATCCTGAGCTTCCGCGACGAATATCCCGACCTGGTAAGAGAAGATCTACGCACATCGGCCCAACAGCTGGCGCGTAATGTATACCTGATAGATGAATACCTGTCCATAGCAGCAGAAAAAGGATACATCCAACAAGATCAGTTCAGCTCAGCAACACGACATATCAAATTACACGGGCATTGCCAGCAAAAAGCACTATCTTCCGCATTACACAGCAAAAAGATATTATCCCTGCCTAAAAACTATACCGTAGAAGTGATCGCATCCGGATGCTGTGGAATGGCAGGCTCATTCGGCTATGAAAAAGAACACTACGACATCTCCATGCAGATTGGTGAATTAGTATTGTTCCCCGCCGTAAGGGCCGCTGCTGACGACACGATCATCGCTGCCCCCGGCACCAGCTGCCGTCACCAGGTAAAAGATGGCACCGGCCGTCATGCTTTACATCCGGTAGAGATACTGCTGGATGCATTGTCTGAACAGTAG
- a CDS encoding prohibitin family protein: MIKKLLIGVAVFLALIILYLTCSTRIDAGHEGILVKLYGSGKGVQDISLVTGRVFFNPLTESVYEFPTFVQTADYEPFSVNARDGSLFSVDPTITFRVRPGKSPEIFRKYRKNINSITSTTLYNYVRDAFRIQFNKYTTDSMISNRESFENAVQQQLNNELTREGFELEQLTSGISYPQSITEAINAKNTAVQRAIQMENELRVTEANAKKMIVQAEAEAKANQLRQQSLTPLLIQQQFIEKWDGKTPLYGSSPIFFKNAP, encoded by the coding sequence ATGATAAAAAAACTCCTCATTGGCGTAGCAGTATTTCTTGCGCTCATTATACTGTATCTCACTTGTAGCACCCGCATCGACGCCGGTCATGAAGGTATACTCGTAAAACTATACGGCTCCGGCAAAGGGGTACAAGACATCTCCCTGGTCACCGGCCGCGTGTTCTTCAACCCACTCACAGAGTCCGTGTACGAATTCCCTACGTTCGTTCAGACTGCCGACTATGAACCGTTCTCTGTCAATGCCCGCGATGGAAGTCTCTTCTCTGTAGACCCTACCATCACCTTCCGGGTACGCCCCGGAAAAAGCCCGGAGATCTTCCGCAAATACCGGAAGAACATCAACTCCATCACCAGCACAACACTATACAACTACGTACGCGACGCCTTCCGCATACAGTTCAATAAATACACCACCGACAGCATGATCAGCAATCGCGAAAGCTTTGAAAATGCCGTACAGCAACAGCTCAACAACGAACTGACCCGGGAAGGTTTCGAACTCGAACAACTCACCTCCGGCATCAGCTACCCACAAAGCATCACAGAAGCGATCAATGCGAAAAACACAGCAGTACAAAGAGCTATCCAAATGGAAAATGAGCTCCGCGTAACAGAAGCCAACGCCAAAAAAATGATCGTACAGGCCGAAGCCGAAGCAAAGGCCAACCAGCTACGCCAGCAATCACTCACACCACTGCTGATCCAACAACAGTTCATCGAAAAATGGGATGGAAAAACACCACTCTATGGCAGCTCCCCCATTTTCTTTAAGAACGCACCGTAA